The following are encoded together in the Ralstonia insidiosa genome:
- a CDS encoding ABC transporter substrate-binding protein — MSVVTTFRRAALVLCMLGTASFAWAQGSAHTYNVGATATGVPFTFLDVKTNSIQGMMVDTVTAVGKAGGFNVNVQQTVFSALIPSLTSNKIDIISAAMLKTPARAQVVDFSDPVYSYGEGLIVKADDAKNYATLDDLKGEVVGAQVGTVFLDMLNKKGIFKEVRSYDSVADMTRDLALGRIKAGLGDQPIIAYQIRQKTFEGVKLAPNYKPANVGDVCLVVRKGDTETLTRINKAIAKIKADGTLDAIVKKWGI; from the coding sequence ATGTCTGTTGTCACCACCTTCCGTCGCGCCGCACTCGTTCTGTGCATGCTCGGCACCGCATCGTTCGCCTGGGCGCAGGGTAGTGCGCACACCTACAACGTGGGTGCCACGGCCACGGGTGTGCCGTTCACCTTCCTCGATGTGAAGACGAATTCCATCCAGGGGATGATGGTCGACACCGTCACTGCCGTGGGCAAAGCCGGCGGCTTTAACGTGAACGTGCAGCAGACGGTGTTCTCGGCGCTCATTCCGTCGCTCACGTCCAACAAGATCGACATCATCTCGGCGGCGATGTTGAAGACGCCGGCGCGTGCGCAGGTGGTGGACTTTTCCGACCCGGTGTACTCGTACGGCGAGGGCCTGATCGTCAAGGCCGACGACGCCAAGAACTACGCCACGCTCGATGACCTGAAGGGCGAAGTGGTGGGCGCGCAGGTGGGCACGGTGTTCCTCGACATGCTCAACAAGAAGGGCATCTTCAAGGAAGTGCGCAGCTACGACTCGGTGGCCGACATGACGCGTGACCTGGCGCTTGGCCGCATCAAGGCCGGCCTGGGCGATCAGCCCATCATCGCGTACCAGATCCGCCAGAAAACCTTTGAAGGCGTGAAGCTCGCGCCCAACTACAAACCCGCCAACGTGGGCGATGTGTGCCTGGTGGTGCGCAAGGGCGATACCGAAACGCTCACCCGCATCAACAAGGCCATCGCCAAGATCAAGGCCGACGGCACGCTGGACGCCATCGTGAAGAAGTGGGGCATCTGA
- the ehuD gene encoding ectoine/hydroxyectoine ABC transporter permease subunit EhuD, with amino-acid sequence MSVTTFIEHAQEFLPILLQGAMVTVEVTVLSFLLSSVIGLALALMRLSPIKAVSTAGATIVNVIRGLPIIVQLFYIYFVLPDIGIQLTAFQAGVIGLGIAYSAYQAENFRAGIEAVDPGQREAAEAMGMRGALIMRRVILPQAFRIALPPYGNTLVMMLKDSSLVSTITVAEMTRAGQLIASSTFQNMTVYTLVALLYLVMSLPLVYGLRRLEHRMGAGRAKR; translated from the coding sequence ATGAGTGTTACAACGTTCATTGAACACGCGCAGGAGTTCCTGCCGATCCTGCTGCAGGGGGCGATGGTCACGGTGGAGGTGACCGTGCTGTCGTTCCTGCTCAGCAGCGTGATTGGTCTGGCGCTGGCGCTGATGCGCTTGTCGCCCATCAAGGCCGTGTCGACGGCGGGGGCGACCATCGTCAACGTCATTCGCGGGCTGCCGATCATCGTGCAGCTCTTCTACATCTACTTTGTGCTGCCGGACATCGGCATTCAGCTCACCGCGTTCCAGGCGGGCGTGATCGGGCTGGGCATTGCGTATTCCGCGTATCAGGCCGAGAACTTTCGTGCCGGCATCGAGGCGGTGGACCCCGGCCAGCGTGAAGCCGCCGAGGCAATGGGCATGCGCGGCGCACTCATCATGCGGCGCGTGATCCTGCCGCAGGCGTTTCGCATTGCACTGCCGCCGTACGGCAACACGCTGGTGATGATGCTCAAGGATTCATCACTGGTGTCCACCATCACGGTGGCAGAGATGACGCGCGCGGGGCAGCTCATTGCGTCGTCCACGTTCCAGAACATGACGGTCTACACGCTGGTGGCGCTGCTGTATCTGGTGATGAGCCTGCCGCTGGTGTATGGCCTGCGCCGGTTGGAACACCGCATGGGCGCAGGGAGGGCCAAGCGATGA
- a CDS encoding IclR family transcriptional regulator codes for MTDTDDAPNLLFNQSLEKGLAVLGAFNAQRRTMTIAEVAAAVGINKSSAQRMVYTLEQLGYLRKHPQTRRYQLTPAVMKIGFNYLAADTLIDVANPFLSELTKVTTETSCLTEPDQDEMVYVARFVSAHFVPVHMPIGSRIPMYCTASGRAYLAALPVPEAQAIVEKSHRVAHTMHTRTEVADIMETLRETRQRGYAINREELFLGDMTIAAPIVSGNGRALGAIHLVAPTGRWTPEEMENKLGPALLQSARAICTSVRALG; via the coding sequence ATGACTGACACTGACGACGCGCCCAACCTGCTGTTCAACCAGTCGCTGGAGAAAGGGCTGGCCGTGCTGGGCGCCTTCAACGCGCAGCGCCGCACCATGACGATTGCCGAAGTGGCCGCCGCTGTGGGCATCAATAAAAGCTCGGCGCAGCGCATGGTCTACACGCTGGAGCAGCTCGGCTACCTGCGCAAGCACCCGCAGACGCGCCGTTACCAGCTCACCCCCGCGGTCATGAAGATCGGCTTCAACTACCTGGCCGCCGACACGCTCATCGATGTGGCCAACCCGTTCCTCTCCGAGTTGACCAAGGTGACCACGGAAACCTCCTGCCTGACCGAGCCCGACCAGGACGAGATGGTGTACGTCGCCCGCTTCGTGAGCGCGCATTTCGTGCCGGTGCACATGCCCATCGGCAGCCGCATCCCGATGTACTGCACGGCATCGGGCCGCGCCTACCTGGCCGCATTGCCCGTACCTGAGGCACAGGCCATTGTCGAGAAATCGCACCGCGTTGCGCACACCATGCATACGCGCACCGAGGTGGCCGACATCATGGAAACGCTGCGCGAAACCCGCCAGCGCGGCTACGCCATCAACCGCGAAGAACTGTTCCTGGGCGACATGACCATCGCCGCGCCCATCGTGAGCGGCAACGGGCGGGCGCTCGGGGCGATTCACCTCGTTGCACCCACCGGGCGTTGGACGCCGGAGGAGATGGAGAACAAGCTGGGGCCGGCGCTGCTGCAGTCGGCGCGGGCGATCTGTACGTCGGTGCGGGCGTTGGGGTAA
- a CDS encoding amino acid ABC transporter ATP-binding protein encodes MIEIRDLQKHFGDHHVLRGVSLHVDKGEVVCLIGPSGSGKSTVLRCINGLESYDGGEIRAFGERVDRNSKAIHTLRSRMGMVFQRFNLFPHRSVLENVMEGPVYVKGERPDAARAKAMTLLEKVGLAAKAQAYPNQLSGGQQQRVAIARALAMEPEAMLFDEPTSALDPELVGDVLEVMRALAREGMTMIVVTHEMGFAREVADRVCFLHSGTIVEEGPSAQVLGAPRQPRTQDFLRRVLHKPADSVANSPAGDLVP; translated from the coding sequence ATGATCGAGATCCGTGATCTGCAGAAGCACTTTGGGGACCACCACGTGCTGCGCGGCGTGAGCCTGCACGTGGACAAGGGCGAAGTCGTCTGCCTGATCGGCCCATCTGGCTCGGGCAAGTCGACGGTCCTGCGTTGCATCAACGGGCTGGAGTCGTACGACGGTGGGGAGATCCGCGCGTTTGGCGAGCGTGTGGACCGCAACAGCAAAGCCATCCACACGCTGCGCAGCCGCATGGGCATGGTGTTCCAGCGCTTCAACCTGTTCCCGCACCGCAGTGTGCTGGAGAACGTGATGGAAGGCCCCGTCTACGTTAAAGGTGAACGGCCCGACGCGGCGCGTGCCAAGGCGATGACGTTGCTGGAGAAGGTGGGCCTGGCCGCCAAGGCGCAGGCGTATCCGAACCAGCTCTCCGGCGGCCAGCAGCAGCGCGTGGCGATTGCCCGTGCGCTGGCGATGGAACCCGAGGCCATGCTGTTTGATGAGCCCACGTCTGCACTCGACCCGGAACTTGTCGGCGATGTGCTGGAGGTGATGCGCGCACTCGCCCGCGAAGGCATGACGATGATCGTCGTCACACACGAGATGGGCTTTGCGCGCGAGGTGGCCGACCGCGTCTGCTTCCTGCACAGCGGCACCATCGTCGAGGAAGGGCCATCTGCACAGGTGCTGGGCGCGCCGCGTCAGCCGCGTACGCAAGACTTTCTGCGTCGCGTATTGCATAAGCCTGCAGACAGTGTGGCCAACTCGCCGGCCGGGGACCTTGTGCCATGA
- a CDS encoding acyl-CoA thioesterase produces the protein MTLPLLNDFPLQATDKLRYGDTDRQGHINNAVFATYLETGRVELLFNPDNPLAAPGCEFVIAQLVLDFRNEILWPGSVQIGTRVAHIGRSSVKLEQAIFQNGRCAATSQSVIVQIDVATRQSAAITDSARARLAALVVTPAGAETE, from the coding sequence ATGACCCTCCCGCTGCTCAACGACTTCCCCCTGCAGGCCACCGACAAGCTCCGCTACGGCGACACCGACCGCCAGGGCCACATCAACAACGCCGTCTTTGCCACCTACCTGGAAACCGGCCGCGTTGAACTGCTCTTCAATCCCGACAACCCGCTGGCCGCACCCGGCTGCGAGTTCGTCATCGCGCAGCTTGTGCTGGACTTCCGCAACGAGATCCTCTGGCCCGGCTCGGTGCAGATCGGCACGCGCGTCGCGCACATCGGGCGCAGCTCGGTCAAGCTTGAGCAGGCCATCTTCCAGAACGGCCGCTGCGCTGCGACCTCGCAGTCGGTGATCGTGCAGATCGACGTCGCCACGCGCCAATCGGCGGCGATTACCGATAGCGCACGGGCACGACTGGCCGCCCTGGTTGTGACCCCGGCCGGCGCGGAAACCGAGTAA